CCCGCGCCGGTCCCCAGCACTCCGACGATCGCGAAGACGGCCCGCGCGCTCACCATCCGACCGGGATCGGTGTCGATTGCGCCGCCGCGATCGCGTCGTAGAACCGCTTGAGCTCCGGGAAGGCGTCGGGGGCGAACCGCGTCCGCTCGAGGCGCGCGTCGAGCCGCCCGCGCACCCCGCCGTCGACCCGCTCGAAGCGGGACTCCACCGTCCAGCCCTCGCCGCGCTCGACGACGGGGTCGGGGAGGGGGGCCGCCGCGGGCCAGCCCGGCACGACGCTCTCGACGACGAGCGTGCGCGGGAAGCCGAAGACCACCGGCTCCTGGCGGCGGCGAAGACTGGGCTTGGGGAGCTCGTCCATCGCCGCCCAGAACGTCGAGAAAGGGGCGTCGTTCCCGAGGGAGGGGAGGGTGAACGCCAGGACGTCCTCGAACGCCCCCTCGGGGGTTTCGCCCCGCACCGTGTACGACTCCACCGACGCGGCGGGCCACCGGTGACGGAGGTCGGACTCGCGGTCCCTCCGGCGCGCCGACGGGTCGTTGCGGTGCTCCGCGCGCGCGATCGCCGCGTACTCGCCGAAGGCCAGGCGCCGGTCGGCCGCCCGCCATCCGCCGTCGGGCTGGCGCTCGAGCTCCAGCCGGCGCTCGACGCGGTGCATCCGCGGAGGGTGGAGCGGCAGGTCGACGAGCCGCCCGCCCTCGCCGTCGACGACGAGGGCGGTCTTGCCCGACAGCCCCGCGGGGATCCAGCCGATCGACGCGCGGTCGTCGGTGGCGTCGACGATGAGCAGGCGCGCGGACCCCCTTCCCGGGATCGTGGCGTCCTCCCATCCGGGCGGAAGCGACGTCCCGTCGGGGACCTCCACCGCGGCGACGAGATGGTTGAAGGCGGCGAGATCGGGGACGTCGCGCGCGACGGTCCCGAACTGTGTGGCGTGGACAAGGACCGGGTGCGCGCGGATCGAGGCCGTCTCGAGGATCGACTGCAGGAGCGTTCCCTTGTCCTTGCAGTCGCCGTACAGGGTGCGGACCGTCTCCTCCGCGGGCCGCGGGCGATAGCCGCCGATCCCGACGTCCTGGGTGATGTAGCGGACGCGGTCGCGCACGAAGCGTCCGGCCGCCTCGACGTCGCGCGCGAAGTCGCCCTTCGCGAGCGGCACCTGCGCGGCGGCCCGACGGACCTCCTCGCCCGGGATCGCGCTCCCGGCTGCGGTCTTCGAGAACCACCGCGCGAGGTCCTCCCACCCGCGCAGGGGTGGTGCTGAGGTCGCGGCCCCCTCGGGCGGATCGAAACCGAGGACCAGCCGCAGGGCCGACTCCGCGGGGTCGGGGCCGAGTGGGATGTCGTTCTCGGGAATGGGGGGGACGTCGCGGAGCTCGAAGACGGCCCCGACCGGCGTCCGCGAGGGCTCCGCGCCGGTCCCGCCGAGCCAGGCGTGGCGGACCGTCCAGCCGGCGGGGTGGACGATTTCCACGCGCACGTCGCGAATCGGGCCCTCCGGGTCGGAGAGGGCGATCCTCTCGGTGAGCGTCCACGGCCGTTCCGTCGCCTCGAACTCGAACGCGACGACGCTCCCCTTCTTCACCCCGTCCACCGCGACCACGCGGCTGGCGTCGTCGGAGAGGAACGAGTCGCTCAGGGTGACCTCGAAGGCCTCACGGGTCTTCTGCGCCTTGTCGTCGGGAGGCAGGTGCCACGCCTGGGAGCGCGCGACCTTGCGCTCCCCGCCCGCGTAGAAGCTCCCGACCCCGACCCCCTGCGCGCGCACGCGCAGCGCCTGGACGATGCGGCGCTGCCGGATGCGGTAGGACCCGTTCGGGCCGACCTCGAGCCGCACGTCGAGGGAGAGAACGAGGGCCGGGTGCTCGGCGACCCCCTCCGGGAGGGGCGGGGCGGAGTCCGCCGCGACGCGCACCCAGTCGGGAACGCGAGCGGCACGCGCGGGAGCGATCGGCGCGAGTGCGACGAGCGCGAGCGCAGCCGCCGCGGACCGGCCCGTCACTGCGCTCCCCGGGTTCGACGGAAGGTCAAGGAGGCGCGATCGGCCTCCCGCACCTTCTCGAGGAACGAGCGGAACTCCGCGTAGTCCGACGGCGGGACGACCAGCGCCTTCAGCACGAAGCTCCGCGAGACCTTGAACGCGCGCTCCTCCTTCTCGACGGTGAGCGTGTAGTCGGCGAGACGGCCGTTGAGGACCACCGGCGGCGGCGGCTCGCCGGGCTCGAATCCCTCCGGGGACTCGAAGGTCATCGTCCCGACGTCGGCCTTCGGGAAGCGGAAGACGATCGGGTGGACCCGGCGGTCGTCGGGGTAGTCGGGGATCCACTCGAACCAGGGGCCTCCCAGCCCGTAGCTGTACTGGACGATCCGGTCGTCGATCCCGCCGGGATCGCGCTCCAGTTCGCAGCGCAGCTCGAGGCTGCCGGCGGGCCGCTCGAGTCCCGGAGCCTCGGCGACGAGGACCTCGGCCCCGCCGGACTCCCCGCACAGCTCGCGGAGCCGCTCGCGGCGCTCCGCGGGGTCGAGGTCGCGCAGATAGCGTCGCTCGTCGAATCCGTGCTGTCCCTTGGCGGTGCGGGACCAGGAGGAGACGATCGCCTCGTTGCCGTCGACGAACTTCACCGTCCCGGTCGTCGCGGACAGGTTCCGGCTCGCCGCGCTGGGGGGGATCATCACGGTGTCGGCCTTCTTTCCGGTCGCCACGAGGCCCGCGATGCCGGTGAAGTACCAGGGCACCTCGCCGTAGGGGAGGCCGGACCCCGCGTCGACGAGGGCCCACTTCTCGAGGGGGGTGTCGGGAGCGCCCACCGCGACGATCGTGGCTGCGAACTGGTAGAGCGTCCGCAGCGCGGGGTCGAAGTAGTTCGAGCGCCGGTCCGCGACGTAGACGAGGCGCGCCGAGGCCCCGAGCTCGCGCGCAATCCCCAGGAAGAGCCAGTCGAGGTCGCGCGCGGTGCCCTCGCCGGCGGCGAGAACCTTCTTCGCCTGCTCGGCGCTGTCCCGATCGTCGTCCCCGGAGAGCTCGACCTCCTCCGAGGAGCGCAGGTCGCTGCGCCTCACGTTGGCCTCGAGCCATGCGTGGGCGGCGAGGAGCCGTTCCTGAAGCGGCGCTCCGGCGGGGAGGTTCATGCGTGCGATCGCGTCGCGCAGGACGGCGGGACGGTTGAAGGCCTTCACGCTCGTTTCGCTGCGCTGGGCGATCCCTCCCCAGTAATCGTCGCGGCCGTCCTCGGGGAACCCGTAGTAGAGGTGGACGGCGGTCTGGACTTCCGGCAGCGGCGGCATTTCCGGCTCCTCCACGACCGGCGGGAGGTCGCGCGCGCCGACCCAGACGCCCGCGGGGTCGCGCTCGACCTCCACTTGGCGCCCTTCGGAGCGGGTGACGCGGAACCCCGCCGGCAGGACGTTCATCGGCCGCCAGCCGTAGCGGGCCGAGACCACGCGATAGCGCCGCTGGATCTCGACGCGGTCGTAGAAGGTCGGGACCGACCGGATGGTCCATCCGTAGTCGACGATCGCTCCGGGAACGACGCCCGGAAGCGCCGCGCGGATGGACTGCACCTCGCCGAGCTTCGACTTCATGAGGCTCTGCCGCGCGAGCTCCTCCTGGGGGAGCTCGAGGACCTTCCCGTCGGGGAGCAGGACCCGTCCCCACCACCTCTTGATGGAGGTGTACTCGCGGATCGCCGGGATCTCGATGTCCGCGAGGGCGCGGCCCTCGTTGGTGAGGATCTTCGCGCGGAAGTGGTGCTCGATCTCGCACTCGATCCCGCTCATGTCGGTGCGGATCGTCTCGTCGGCGAGGACGACGGCGTGTTCCCCGGCGTCGGCGGCCGCGAGGGCCGCCTCCTCCGCGGAGATCGTCGCGGGACCCGGCTTGACGACGAGCTTCGACTTGACGGCGGCGTCGCCCTCGGAAGCGAACGCGATGGCGAGCAAGGCGACGAGGCGGGCGGGTCGGAGCATGTCGGATCCCCCCTGTCCGCAGGTTTGAGGATGCCCCGAGTCTACGACGGCCGCGCCGGAGGCGAAATTAACCTTTGACCAGCGTCCGCCACAGGATCCAGTCCATCAGCCGCGGCGCGATGCGGTTGAGGACGTGCATCGCGCGCCCCTCCGCCGACAACACGATCTCCCGCCGCGTGGACGACGCCATCCGGACGATCGCGACGGCCACCGACTCGGGGGTGTGCGACGCGACCCGGACCCGCTTCTGCGGGACCCCTTCGCGGACGATCCGCTGCTGGAACTCCGTGGTCGTCGAGGACGGACAGACGAGGCCGACGCTCACCCCCGTGCCCCACAGCTCCGACCTCAGGGCGTCGGCCGCCCCGTGCAGCGCGAACTTCGACGCCGAGTAGGCGCTGTAGTTCGGCGTCCCGCGCTTGCCGACGACCGACGACACGATCACGATCCGTCCCGCCCCCCGCTCGCGCATCCCCGGAAGGAACGGCCGGACCGTCCGCCACACCCCGAAGACGTTCAGCTCGAACAGCCTCCGGAGCGCCTCGTCCGACGTCGCCTCGAACCGGGCGTCGTGTCCCATCCCCGCGTTCGCCACCACCACGTCGGGGACGCCGTGTTCGGCGAGGACCTTCGCGGCGAGCGCCTCCATCGACGCGCCGTCCGCGACGTCGGCTGGGAGGGGAACGATGCGGCCGGGGAGCTCGGCCGCGAGCGCCGCGAGGCGCGCCGCGTCGCGCGCGACGGCCAGGACCTTCGCGCCGTCCCGGGCGAAGGCGAGAGCCGACGCGCGGCCGATCCCGGACGAGGCGCCGGTGAGGAGGACGGTCAAGGGCCCTGCCACTCGCACGCGTTCACCGCTCGGACGCGATAATACGCGTCGACGCCGCTTCCGGCCGCGCCGGCGTCCACGAAGGTCGTGGCCGCCGAGGTCCCCGCCAGCGACTGGCTCGCGAAGTCCGGCGTCGGGGATCGCCAGATGCGGTACGACGCCGCGCCGGGCACGGCGTCCCAGCTCAGGCGGAGGTCCGTCGCGTTCTCCAGGGCGACGCCCAGGGTCGCCGGGACCGGTCCCGGCGCGGGACTCCCGCACGACAGCGGCGTGCAGGAGATCGGGGCGCTCGACTCGAGATCGAGGGAGAAGGCGCGGATCGAACCGGCGGGATTCCCGCCCCCCACGTTGTCGACGACCGTGAGGGTCCAGGTCCCCTGCGAGCCCTGCCCGTTGAAGTCGTCGAGGGAGCCGGGGCCGTCGGGGGCCCGGTCGCGGTCGTAGGTCACGACGAGATCGGCGGTTCCCGCCCGCGAGCGGTCGTGGAGGGTCACGAGGGTCCCCGCGGGCGATCGCAGGGTGACGACGAGCTCGCCCACGTCGGCGTGGGCGACGTCGACGCTCACGCTCACGTTGCGCAGGGTGAACGCGTCCGAGACCGTGATCGTCGAGGAGGCCCCGGCGGCGGACTTCTTGGGTACGGTCAGGGGGAGCCCCGTCGCGGGGAATCCCTTCGACAGGCGCCCGACGTCCACCCCGAAGCTCGCCGCGTCCTCGCCCAGACCCGAGCTCGCGTCGATGCGGAACGTCAGCCTCGTCCCGCAGGTCGCCGACGGGTCGACGGTCACGCGGTAATGCGGCGGGTTCGAGATGGCCTGCGCTCCCGCCCCGATCGTCGGCCAGGTCGCCGTGTCGCGCGTCGCCGCCGCCAGGGACGGATCGACGGACAGCCGCCCGGCGACGCCCGTCGCCGCGGCGTCGTCGGTGTTCTTGAGCGTCACCGGGACGACGACCGTCTCGCCGGGGTCCGCCGCGCCGTCGCCGTTCCCGAGGGACCCCGAATCGTCGATCGCGTGCGATGCGTAACGCAGCGCGGTGACGACCGGGACGACGTCGCCG
This region of Candidatus Polarisedimenticolaceae bacterium genomic DNA includes:
- a CDS encoding SDR family NAD(P)-dependent oxidoreductase yields the protein MTVLLTGASSGIGRASALAFARDGAKVLAVARDAARLAALAAELPGRIVPLPADVADGASMEALAAKVLAEHGVPDVVVANAGMGHDARFEATSDEALRRLFELNVFGVWRTVRPFLPGMRERGAGRIVIVSSVVGKRGTPNYSAYSASKFALHGAADALRSELWGTGVSVGLVCPSSTTTEFQQRIVREGVPQKRVRVASHTPESVAVAIVRMASSTRREIVLSAEGRAMHVLNRIAPRLMDWILWRTLVKG